The Chloroflexota bacterium nucleotide sequence GCGTCCGCGTATGCCGCGCTCCTGTCGCCAGGCGGCAGCCTGATTGCATCCGGGATACTCGCGGAGGCGCAGTCGATGGTCAGCGGTGCGTTCGCCGATGTCGGGTTCTCCGTGCACGACGTGCGCAAGGACGGCGACTGGGTTGCCATCTTGGCTCGCGCTCCCGACGGTGCGCGGCGATAGGGCGGTCGATCGTGACCTCGGTAGTGACGCTCACGACGGATTTCGGCGTCGAGGACGCGTACGTCGCGGCGATGAAGGGCGTCCTCCTCACGCGCTGCCCGGAGGCGCGACTGGTCGATCTCTGCCACGCGGTTCCGCCGCAAGACATTCGCGCGGGTGCGCTGCGACTCGCGGCGGCCGCGCCGTACTTCCCCGCGGGCACCGTGCACCTCGTCGTGGTCGACCCGGGGGTCGGCAGCGCGCGCCGCGCGATCGCCGTCTCCGCCCACTCGCACTTCTTCGTCGGGCCGGATAATGGCGTGCTGAGTCTGGCTGCCGACTCTGGGAGCCCCGCCTGGCGAGCCGTGGAGCTGACGAACCGGGCGTACTGGCAGCCGATCGTGAGCACCACCTTTCACGGGCGCGACGTCTTCGCCCCGGTCGCCGCGCATCTCGCGTGCGGCGGACAGATCGATGATCTCGGCCCGTGGCTGGATGAAATCGAGCAGCTCCAGCTTCCCCGTGTCACGGGTGGCGTTGATGAGATCCGGGGAGTAGTCCTCGACGTCGATCGCTTCGGAAACCTCGTAACGAACATTCGATCTGCGGATCTGGGCGAGCGACCGATTCGGGACGTAACCGCCGGCTCCGCCCAGATCATGGGCCTCAGCGACCGATACGACCCGGCCGCCCGACTCGTCGCACTCTTCAACAGCGATGGCTGGCTCGAGGTTGCGGCTCCGGGCGGCAGCGCCGCGCGGCACCTCAGGCTGGGAGTGGGTGCGCCCGTGCGCGTGCGATTCGCGGTGTGAGTTCGCGCCCCGTTCGCGTACCGGGGGGAATCGCGCGAATCGTCGCTTGGTCCTGCCGTTCGGAGGACTCGACCGCGGTCATCGCCGCGCTGGCCGTCGCGCTGGGTATTGTCGCCCTCTCGTACGGACCCGGCCTCGCCCGAGGAGGAGTTCTCCTTCCCGCCGACATGCTGGACGCGTTTGCGCCGTGGTCGGCTGCATCGTCTATCGAACGGCCCCGAAATCCGCTGCTCGGCGATGAGATTCAGCAGATGTACCCCTGGCGCGCCTTTGCTCACGAAGAGCTCGCGCAGGGACGGTTTCCCTTCTGGAACCCGTATTCGGGCGGGGGCGTGCCCCTCTTCGCCAACGGACAGTCGGCGCTCCTCTATCCGCTGAATCTTGGCACAGCATGGCTGAGCCCCGAGATCGGGGCCACGGTCGTCCAGCTGGCGAAACCGCCCATCGCGGCGGTGGGTAGCGCCCTCTTCTTACGCGCGCTTGCGGCGCGACCCGCTGCATGCGTCCTCGCCGCGGTGGCGTGGGCGTTCTCCGGACCGATGGTTACCTGGCTCGGCTGGCCTCACACCAACGCGCTGGCGCTGGTCCCATTCCTCTTTTGGTCCGCGACACATTGGCTACGAATGCCGTCCATTCGTTGGTGGGCGATAACCGCGGGTCTCGTGGCGATTCAGTTTTTCGGAGGGCACCCGGAGACGACGGTCCATACGCTCCTCCTGCTCGCCACGTACGTGTTCGTATGGCGATGGCAGGTTGCGCCACCCGGGAACGGCACGGAGCCTCGCCGAGGCGCCCTCGCGTCTCATGCGCGCGCGCTGGGCGGGCTCGCGGTGTCCGTCGTCGTTGGCGCGGGCGTCGCGGCGGTTCAGGTGGCGCCTCTGGTGGCCTCGATCGCCGACAGCGTCACAGCCTTCGAGCGTGGGAGTCGCGCCCTGTCCCGGGTCGTACTCGATCCCGAAACGGCGGTCACGTGGGTGGTGCCGAGGTTCTTTGGGACCCCGCTGAGCGCGTCGTTCGGTCCGCTCAACTACCTGAACTACAACGAGACGCTCGGCTACGTGGGCGTCGGCGTGATTGCGCTGGCTCTCCTTTCCGCCCTGCGGCCGAGACGACCCGGTTGGCCGGGGCTCGCCCTCGTCGCCGTGCTCGCCCTCGGTCTCGCCTACGGCGTGCCCGGGATCACCGAGATTCGGCGTCTCCCTCTTCTCGCCTTCGCTGCTAACACGCGGTTCATCCACCTGGCGGCGTTCGCGTTGGCGTGTCTGGGCGGCCTGGGACTCGATCAGTGTCTCCGCGAGCCGCGGCGGGCGGAAGTCGCTGCGGGAGGACTGGCGCTCGTAGCCTTCGGCTGCGTCCTGCTCACCTTCGCCCCCTGGCTGTTGGCGCCGAGCAGCGCCGCCGCGCTTCCCCTTTCGAGCGCCGAGGCGGAGGGGCTCCGCGTGCGGGAGCTGTGGAAGGCTGGTACGCTGGCGCTGTTGTGGTCTGCCGCGCTGGCGGCCGTTGCTATTGCAGTGAGGCGCACGGGGTGGCAATCGCGTCTCGCGATGCTCGCACGGGGCCGCGGGGCGATGCAGTGGCCGTGGGCCGGCCGAACATGGCTTGGTCGGCACGCGCCCGAGGCCGCGACGGCGATGGTCACGCTGGTGCTGGCGGTGGATCTCATGCTCTTCGGCTCGCGCTACAACCCCGTGACGTCGGTGGATTTCCTTCGGCGCGTCCCGTCGCCCATCGCATTCCTCCAGGACACCGACGCGCAGGGCAGAGTCGTGGGGCTCGCGGAGACGCTGCTTCCCAACACAAGCGTGCTGTTTCATCTCCACGACTTTCGCGTCTACGAACCCGTGGCCGATCGCCATCTGCTGACCTACTTCGAGAAGATGGATGCGTCATTGCGGTCCGACATTCGGTCGCGGTTCTATCTTTTTCTGTGGAGACCGAGCGCGGCCATGATGCGCGCGGCGGGCATTCGCTGGATCCTCGTGCCCGATGGAGACAACCGAGTCGCGACGCCCCGAGAACTGGCAAACGAGGGGTTGATTCTCCGCTTTTCGGGGGATGGCACGCGAGTCTGGGAGAATCCCAGAGCCAGCCCCCGGGCGTACGTGGCTGACCACGTCGTCGCGGCACATGACGAAGAGGCGGCGCTCGACTGGCTTGCTGATTTGTCGGACGACTCATCGTCCCGCGCTGTCGTCGTGGCGTCGGACCTCCCGATCACCGCGTGCGACGTGAAGGGTTCGTGCGATCCTGCGAACGGGCAAGGCACCGATGCCGCCCGCGTCCTGGAGGCTCGCTATCTCCCCGGCCGCATCGACCTGCGGGTGGATGCGCCGCGGGGCGGGGTGGCCGTGATCGACGACGTACTGTATCCAGGGTGGAGCGCAACGGTCGACGGGGTCGAAGCTCCAATCCTTCGCACGAATTACCTCTTCATGGGTGTCGCCGTTTCGCCGGGCCAGCACTTGGTCGAGCTGCGATATCTCCCGCCGCACTTTCGCCTCGGCGTTGCTGTCTCCATCGCGAGTCTCTTCATCCTGATCGCGACGATCGCGGTAACGATTGTGCGCGGGCGATCGACGGTCCGAGGGTCACCGCTCGCCGGGCGAAGTCCGGTCGACGACGTGCGGTAGAATCCGGGCCAAGACCAGACAGGCGCTGGGACGTTTTCTTGACCATGCAAACCGCTTCCGAGTCTCCGTCCGCCCCGGAGCACAGCACGCGTCGCATCCGAACCGCCGCCGTGACAACGCTGGGGTGCCGGCTGAACCAGGCGGAAAGCTACCAGGTCCTGGTGCAGCTTGCGGAGTGCGGCGTCAACGTCGTGCCGTTTGGCGAGCCCGCCGATCTGACCATCGTCAACACGTGCACGGTGACCCACGTGGCGGACCAGCAGGGTCGGCAGCTCCTTCGGCGCGCACGGCGGGCAAGTCCAGATGGGCTCGTTGTCGCCATGGGATGCTACGCCCAGATCGCACCGAACGAGGTCCGACGGGTCGAAGGGGTGGACGTCGTGATCGCGTCGGGGAAGTCGGGTCTCGTTCCCCAGCTCCGCGCTCTGGGGCTGGCCATCGGCGGTGCAACGTCCGATGAGCAAGAGGCGTCCTGGCGCTCGGGACCCGACGTCCTGCCGGCGACGCGCGTGCGGCACTTTGTCAAGGTGCAGGACGGGTGCGACGATTACTGCACCTACTGCATCGTTCCGTTTGCGCGCGGCCATGCCGTGAGCCTCTCCCCGGACGAAATCGTGGCGGAGGTCCAGGAGCTCGAGGATCGAGGGTGTCGGGAGGTGGTCCTCACCGGTGTCCAGATCGGCGCCTTCGGTCGCGACCGATACGCGCAGCGCGGCCAGCCCCTCCCGCCCCCCGGCGAGCCGCTTGCGGGCCTGGTTCGCCGGATCCTGCGGGAAACCACGATCGCGCGCGTGCGCATCTCGTCGATCCAACCTCAGGACTGGCCACCGGACTTCCTGGAGCTGTTCGGCGATCCCCGGTTGTGCCCCCATCTGCATCTGCCCCTGCAGTCGGGGTGCGACGCCGTCCTCAAGCGCATGGGGCGCCGGTACTCCACGTCCGACTTCGCACGCTTCGTTGAACGCATCCGTGCGCGGGTGCCGGACGTGGCGATCACCGCGGACCTCATTGCGGGATTTCCCGGCGAGACGGATGCGGACCACCGTGCGAGCGTGGGGTTCGTACGCGCCATGGAGTTCGCGGATGCGCACGTTTTCCGGTTCTCTGCGCGACGCGGGACCGCTGCGAGCAGAATGCGGGACCAAGTGGGGATGGACGTCCGGAAGGCGCGAAGCGAGGAGCTGCGTGCCGTCAGCGCGAACAACGCCGAGCGCTTTCGCCGGCGCTTTCTCGGCACGGCGCGCCGCGTGCTGGTCGAAGAGGAGCTGACCGTCGACGCAGCGTGCTCGAACGGGCGCCGACGGTGGAGCGGGCTCACCGACAACTATCTTCGGGTAGAGATCGAGTCGCCGGGCGACTTCCTCGGAAGAGAGCTGCCGGTCCGCCTCCGCGACCTGTCGCGAGCGGGGTTCGTCGGCGAGGTGGCGACCGACGAGGAGGACGTAGCCCATGGCTGACGAGTCGAGCTGCCTATTCTGCCGAATCGTCCGCGGTGAGATTCCGGCGACGGTCGTATTCCGCGAAAATGGTGTCACCGCGTTTCGCGACATCGCACCCCAGGCGCCGACGCACATCCTGGTGGTGCCGGACCGGCACATCTCGGGGGCGGCGGCCATCACGCCTGCCGACGACGCGCTCGTCGGAATGGTGATCCGCGCCGCAGCCGAGATCGCGCGGCGGGAGGGCATCGAGTCGCGAGGGTACCGGTTGGTCGTGAATCAGGGCCGGGACGCGGGGCAGTCGGTCGACCATCTCCACGTACACCTATTGGGCGGCCGCCCTCTGCCGACGCCGCTCGTCTGATCGCTTGTGCTAGCATTATCAGCGCTCCCCCTTGCGCGGCACTTGTATGGAAGAGGTGTGGTGTGAAGCTCTACGAATTCCAGGCGAAGGAGATATTTGCCCGCTACGGCATCCCAATTCCCGAGGGGGAGGCGGCATCCGATCCGGACAGCGCGCGGGCGATCGCGTCGCGACTCGGCGGTCGCGTCGTGGTCAAAGCTCAAGTCCACGTGGGCGGGCGAGGCAAAGCCGGCGGCATCAAGCTCGCCGACACGCCAGCCGACGCCCGCACGTTGGCCGCCGGAATGCTCGGACAGCCGCTCAAGGGACTCGTCGTTCGGCACGTCCTCGTCGAGCGCGCGCTCGACATCGCCGCCGAGTACTACCTTTCGGCAACCATTGATCGGATGAGCAAGCGGGTCATCATGATGGCCAGCGCGATGGGTGGCGTTGACATCGAAGAGGTCGCGGCTAGCCATCCGGACAAGATCGTTAAGCTCGTCGTCGACCCCGCCTATGGGCCTCTCGACTTTCAGATCCGCGACCTCATTACGGAAGCGGGGTTTGCGCTGCCGGCGGCCCGAGCCATCGGAGGCGTCGCCCACGCCCTCTACGAGCTCATGCTGCGGTGCGATGCGTCGCTGGTCGAGATCAATCCACTAGTGGTGACGGGCACAGGCGAGGTGATCGCCGCGGATGCCAAGTTCGACGTGGACGACAACGCCCTGTATCGACAGAAAGATCTGGTGCAGTATCGCGAGGAGACCGAGGAAGATCCCATCGAGGCCGAGGCGCACCGTCGCGGCGTGACGTACGTTCGGCTGAGCGGAGACATCGGGATCATTGGGAACGGGGCCGGACTGGTCATGACGACTCTCGATCTCGTGACTCGCGAGGGCGGGCGTCCGGCAAATTTCCTCGACATCGGTGGCGGCGCCCAGGCTGAGAGCGTGCGCACCGCTATCGAGATTCTGCTGATGGACCCCAACGTGAAAGGAATCCTCTTCAACATCTTCGGAGGAATTACGCGCGGTGACGAGGTCGCGAAGGGCATTCTCGCGGGAACGGAGAGCCTGGACATTCGCGTGCCCGTCGTGGTGCGGATGGCAGGGACCCGCTCCGCGGAAGGTCGCGCGCTGCTCCAGGGGACGAACCTCGTGGCCGCCGCCGGACCGATCGAGGCGGCCAGGAAGATCATCGAGCTCGCGCGAGCGCAGCCAGCGGCCGCTCGGTCCGGTCCGGAATCGACGAGCGGGGAGCTGGGCTAAAATGGGAATTCTCGTCGGACCCGATTCACGCGTCCTCGTGCAGGGCGTGACCGGACGAGAGGGCGCGTTTCACACAGCGCAGATGGTCGTCTACGGCACCAAGGTGGTCGCCGGCGTCACGCCGGGAAAGGCGGGGACCGAAGTCACCGGCGTGCCCGTGTTCGATACTGTCCGGGACGCCACGCAGCGCACCGGCGCGAATGTGTCGATCATCTTCGTTCCGCCGCCATTCGCGGCCGACGCGATCTGCGAGGCCGCGGATTCCCACGTGCCCCTGGTGATCTGCATCACTGAGGGACTCCCGACGCTCGACGTCGTGAAGGCCGTGCGGTTCGCGTCCGAGCGTGGAGTTCGCATCATTGGTCCGAATTGCCCGGGCGTTATGACGCCCGGGTCGGCGAAGGTCGGCATCATGCCGGCAGACGTGTTCCGGGAAGGCCACATTGGCGTCGTCTCCCGGAGCGGGACGTTAACCTACGAGGTCGTGAATCTCATCACCGAGGCTGGACACGGCGTCTCCACCTGCGTCGGGATCGGCGGCGATCCCATCATCGGGACGACGTTCGTGGATGTTCTGGACCTCTTCCGCGATGATCCGCAGACCCGCGGCGTTGTGCTGATTGGAGAAATTGGCGGGTCGGACGAGGAGATGGCGGCCGATCTCATCGGGCGCGGGTATCCCAAGCCGACCGTCGCCTTCATCTCCGGGCGATCCGCTCCACCCGGCAAGCGCATGGGCCACGCTGGTGCGATCATCTCGGGCAACACGGGGACGCCTGAGAGCAAGCTTCAGGCGTTTCGGCGGGCCGGTGTGTACGTCGGCGATACACTCGACGACGTCGTGAGCCATCTGATCGGGCTCTTGGCCGAACGGAGCGCCTGATGGCGACTCGGCTCCCCATGGCCAAGGCGTACGACCCGAAAGAGGTCGAGAGCCGATGGTACGAGCGATGGCTCGAAGGCGGCTACTTCGCGCCGGATCCTGACCCGTCCAAGCCCACGTTCTGCATCATCATGCCCCCGCCAAACGTGACGGGTGAGCTCCACCTTGGCCACGCCCTTACGGCCGCTATCCAGGACCTCCTGACCCGCTGGCACCGCATGCGCGGCGACGCGACGTTATGGCTCCCAGGCCGCGATCATGCAGGAATCGCCGGCCAGCTCGTGGTGGAGCGCGAATTGGCTGCCGAGGGCAAGAGCCGACACGATCTTGGGCGCGACGCGTTCATCGAACGCATGTGGGCGTGGATGAACCGCTATGGCGCCGCCATTGGCCAGCAGCACCGCCGTCTGGGGGTGTCCGTCGACTGGGGGCGCGAGCGGTTCACCATGGAGCCGGGCCCCTCGCGCGCTGTCCGCACCGCGTTCGTCCGCCTGTACGATGAGGGACTCATCTACAGGGGCGCCCGGATTACGAACTGGTGCCCGCGGTGCTCGACGGCGCTCTCAGACCTCGAAGTCGTGCACGAGGAGGAGCCGGGCATCCTCACCTACGTCCGATATCCCCTCGTTCCTGTCGAGGGGGAGACGGAGAGGCGATACATCGAGATCGCCACGACGAGGCCCGAAACCATCCTTGCCGATACGGGAATCGCCGTGCATCCTGAGGATGATCGGCTCGCCGAACTGGTCGGGCGAACGGCCCTGGTGCCATCTGTCGATCGCCCCATCCCGATCGTCGCAGACGAGGTGGTGGAGCGCGAGTTTGGCACGGGCGCGGTCAAAGTGACGCCCGGCCATGACCCGACCGACTTCGAGATCGGACAGCGGCATTCGCTCCCCACCGTCCTCGTGATCGGCGCGGACGGACGAATGAATGCACAGGCGGGGCCGCGATATGAAGGCATGCTCGCCAATGAGGCGCGGCGCGCATTCGTGGACGAATTGCGCGCGCTTGGAGCCTTGGTGAAAGAGGAACCACATCCGCACCAGGTCGGTCATTGCGATCGCTGCAAGACTGTCGTCGAGCCGCTGGTCACCGAACAATGGTACGTCCGCATCGAGCCCCTCGCGGCCGCCGCCCTCCAATCGGTGCGAGCGGGGGAGATCGACATCATCCCCGATCGCTTCACCAAGGTCTACTTCAACTGGCTCGAGCACATTCGCGACTGGTGCATCTCCCGCCAGCTCTGGTGGGGCCACCGGATCCCCGTTTGGACCTGCGGCAATGGCCACGTCTTCGCGTCCGTGGAGGATCCGGACGGCTGCCGCGAGTGCGGGTCAACCGAGCTCACTCAGGACCCGGACGTACTGGACACCTGGTTCTCGTCGGCGCTCTGGCCCTTTTCGACCCTGGGATGGCCGGACGACACGGACGACTTTCGCCGGTTCTACCCGACCACGGTAATGGAGACGGGGTACGACATCCTCTTCTTCTGGGTCGCTCGCATGATCATGATGGGGCTCAAGATGACGGGCCGGGTGCCGTTCAGGACCGTCTACTTGCACGGGCTCATCCGTGTGGGACGCGAGAAGATGAGCAAGGTGAAGGGCAACGTCCTCAATCCGCTAGAGCTGATCGATGCGTACGGGACCGATGCACTTCGCCTGTCGTTGGTCAGCGGTACGACGCCAGGCAACGACACCAACATCTCCACCGAGCGGCTCGAGACGAGTCGGAACTTCGTGAACAAGCTCTGGAACGCGGGGCGCTTCCTTCAGTCGGCGGCGGCGAGATGGACGCCCCGCGATCTGCGCTCGCCGCTCGAACGAGCGCCAGGAGCGCCATTCGAGGCCGATCGCTGGATCGTGAGCCGCGCCAACGAGGTGACCGCCCACGTGACGCGCCTGCTGGAAGAATTCCAGATCGGGGAAGCCGTGCGGACGGTGCACGATTTCCTGTGGGGCGAGTTTTGCGACTGGTACCTCGAGATCGCCAAGATCGAGCTCCGTATCGCGGAATCGGACGAGGAGCGCGACGCGATCCGGACGAACCTCGTCTGGGTGTTCGAGCACACGCTGCGCCTGCTGCATCCGATGTCGCCCTTCGTGAC carries:
- a CDS encoding SAM-dependent chlorinase/fluorinase, yielding MTSVVTLTTDFGVEDAYVAAMKGVLLTRCPEARLVDLCHAVPPQDIRAGALRLAAAAPYFPAGTVHLVVVDPGVGSARRAIAVSAHSHFFVGPDNGVLSLAADSGSPAWRAVELTNRAYWQPIVSTTFHGRDVFAPVAAHLACGGQIDDLGPWLDEIEQLQLPRVTGGVDEIRGVVLDVDRFGNLVTNIRSADLGERPIRDVTAGSAQIMGLSDRYDPAARLVALFNSDGWLEVAAPGGSAARHLRLGVGAPVRVRFAV
- the sucC gene encoding ADP-forming succinate--CoA ligase subunit beta; amino-acid sequence: MKLYEFQAKEIFARYGIPIPEGEAASDPDSARAIASRLGGRVVVKAQVHVGGRGKAGGIKLADTPADARTLAAGMLGQPLKGLVVRHVLVERALDIAAEYYLSATIDRMSKRVIMMASAMGGVDIEEVAASHPDKIVKLVVDPAYGPLDFQIRDLITEAGFALPAARAIGGVAHALYELMLRCDASLVEINPLVVTGTGEVIAADAKFDVDDNALYRQKDLVQYREETEEDPIEAEAHRRGVTYVRLSGDIGIIGNGAGLVMTTLDLVTREGGRPANFLDIGGGAQAESVRTAIEILLMDPNVKGILFNIFGGITRGDEVAKGILAGTESLDIRVPVVVRMAGTRSAEGRALLQGTNLVAAAGPIEAARKIIELARAQPAAARSGPESTSGELG
- a CDS encoding histidine triad nucleotide-binding protein; the encoded protein is MADESSCLFCRIVRGEIPATVVFRENGVTAFRDIAPQAPTHILVVPDRHISGAAAITPADDALVGMVIRAAAEIARREGIESRGYRLVVNQGRDAGQSVDHLHVHLLGGRPLPTPLV
- a CDS encoding valine--tRNA ligase: MATRLPMAKAYDPKEVESRWYERWLEGGYFAPDPDPSKPTFCIIMPPPNVTGELHLGHALTAAIQDLLTRWHRMRGDATLWLPGRDHAGIAGQLVVERELAAEGKSRHDLGRDAFIERMWAWMNRYGAAIGQQHRRLGVSVDWGRERFTMEPGPSRAVRTAFVRLYDEGLIYRGARITNWCPRCSTALSDLEVVHEEEPGILTYVRYPLVPVEGETERRYIEIATTRPETILADTGIAVHPEDDRLAELVGRTALVPSVDRPIPIVADEVVEREFGTGAVKVTPGHDPTDFEIGQRHSLPTVLVIGADGRMNAQAGPRYEGMLANEARRAFVDELRALGALVKEEPHPHQVGHCDRCKTVVEPLVTEQWYVRIEPLAAAALQSVRAGEIDIIPDRFTKVYFNWLEHIRDWCISRQLWWGHRIPVWTCGNGHVFASVEDPDGCRECGSTELTQDPDVLDTWFSSALWPFSTLGWPDDTDDFRRFYPTTVMETGYDILFFWVARMIMMGLKMTGRVPFRTVYLHGLIRVGREKMSKVKGNVLNPLELIDAYGTDALRLSLVSGTTPGNDTNISTERLETSRNFVNKLWNAGRFLQSAAARWTPRDLRSPLERAPGAPFEADRWIVSRANEVTAHVTRLLEEFQIGEAVRTVHDFLWGEFCDWYLEIAKIELRIAESDEERDAIRTNLVWVFEHTLRLLHPMSPFVTEELWQTLVHGNAHDSTQRANASVPPSVMIAPWPAAGGRDLEAEARVEAIIALARGIRNLRAEYHVDASRWAAAVLVAEQDVDFFERSAAIIGELPGVRLRPITVVDRVATLPEHAASIVAGGATIYVPLAGIVDVDRERARLERERDDVQREIERAETLLGRPGFVDRAPAEVVTREREKSATLRDRLAKLESLLEQLRA
- the sucD gene encoding succinate--CoA ligase subunit alpha codes for the protein MGILVGPDSRVLVQGVTGREGAFHTAQMVVYGTKVVAGVTPGKAGTEVTGVPVFDTVRDATQRTGANVSIIFVPPPFAADAICEAADSHVPLVICITEGLPTLDVVKAVRFASERGVRIIGPNCPGVMTPGSAKVGIMPADVFREGHIGVVSRSGTLTYEVVNLITEAGHGVSTCVGIGGDPIIGTTFVDVLDLFRDDPQTRGVVLIGEIGGSDEEMAADLIGRGYPKPTVAFISGRSAPPGKRMGHAGAIISGNTGTPESKLQAFRRAGVYVGDTLDDVVSHLIGLLAERSA
- the mtaB gene encoding tRNA (N(6)-L-threonylcarbamoyladenosine(37)-C(2))-methylthiotransferase MtaB, producing MQTASESPSAPEHSTRRIRTAAVTTLGCRLNQAESYQVLVQLAECGVNVVPFGEPADLTIVNTCTVTHVADQQGRQLLRRARRASPDGLVVAMGCYAQIAPNEVRRVEGVDVVIASGKSGLVPQLRALGLAIGGATSDEQEASWRSGPDVLPATRVRHFVKVQDGCDDYCTYCIVPFARGHAVSLSPDEIVAEVQELEDRGCREVVLTGVQIGAFGRDRYAQRGQPLPPPGEPLAGLVRRILRETTIARVRISSIQPQDWPPDFLELFGDPRLCPHLHLPLQSGCDAVLKRMGRRYSTSDFARFVERIRARVPDVAITADLIAGFPGETDADHRASVGFVRAMEFADAHVFRFSARRGTAASRMRDQVGMDVRKARSEELRAVSANNAERFRRRFLGTARRVLVEEELTVDAACSNGRRRWSGLTDNYLRVEIESPGDFLGRELPVRLRDLSRAGFVGEVATDEEDVAHG
- a CDS encoding YfhO family protein, with translation MSSRPVRVPGGIARIVAWSCRSEDSTAVIAALAVALGIVALSYGPGLARGGVLLPADMLDAFAPWSAASSIERPRNPLLGDEIQQMYPWRAFAHEELAQGRFPFWNPYSGGGVPLFANGQSALLYPLNLGTAWLSPEIGATVVQLAKPPIAAVGSALFLRALAARPAACVLAAVAWAFSGPMVTWLGWPHTNALALVPFLFWSATHWLRMPSIRWWAITAGLVAIQFFGGHPETTVHTLLLLATYVFVWRWQVAPPGNGTEPRRGALASHARALGGLAVSVVVGAGVAAVQVAPLVASIADSVTAFERGSRALSRVVLDPETAVTWVVPRFFGTPLSASFGPLNYLNYNETLGYVGVGVIALALLSALRPRRPGWPGLALVAVLALGLAYGVPGITEIRRLPLLAFAANTRFIHLAAFALACLGGLGLDQCLREPRRAEVAAGGLALVAFGCVLLTFAPWLLAPSSAAALPLSSAEAEGLRVRELWKAGTLALLWSAALAAVAIAVRRTGWQSRLAMLARGRGAMQWPWAGRTWLGRHAPEAATAMVTLVLAVDLMLFGSRYNPVTSVDFLRRVPSPIAFLQDTDAQGRVVGLAETLLPNTSVLFHLHDFRVYEPVADRHLLTYFEKMDASLRSDIRSRFYLFLWRPSAAMMRAAGIRWILVPDGDNRVATPRELANEGLILRFSGDGTRVWENPRASPRAYVADHVVAAHDEEAALDWLADLSDDSSSRAVVVASDLPITACDVKGSCDPANGQGTDAARVLEARYLPGRIDLRVDAPRGGVAVIDDVLYPGWSATVDGVEAPILRTNYLFMGVAVSPGQHLVELRYLPPHFRLGVAVSIASLFILIATIAVTIVRGRSTVRGSPLAGRSPVDDVR